The sequence CTTTGGATATATGAAAACAATAAAAGGAGAATCAAGTTTAACAAGATCTGCTAAAGTTAGACTTTCAAACGCAATATCTCTTGAAACTTTCAAAGGAGATTTAGATTTTTTAACAAATAAAGGATTATCTGATAGACTTGGAAAAGAAATGAAAGGAATGAATATTGCTCAATCAGAAATTCATAAATCATATTATAGATATACTATTGTAGCAGATTTAGATCAAATAGGAATTGATGATGACATTAATTTAAAAAAAGAAGAAAAAACAAGAAGAGTTAATAAGTTATTAGATACTATATCTTTGTTATATAGAGATATTAGAGGAAGAAGAGAAGATTTAAAACCATTGTTTGCAATAGGGGGAGTTTATGATATTAAAAATCCAATTTTCCAAAATGTTGTAGAAGTTAAAGATAATAAGATAGTAATTGATTCTATAAAAGATGTTATGTTTGAAGTAATAGAAAAAGATACAATGTGTGGATTAATAAAAGGAAAATTTGATAATGATAGAGAAATTATAGACAAGTTACATGCCATATCTATGCCAGAATTATTTAAAAATTTAAAACAAAAGGTTAAAGACTATTATGAAAGCAATTAGATTAAAGCTAGAACAAGAATTAGTAAATTATAAAGTTCCAACCAGTTTTCAATTAAAAGAAACATATCCCTTGCCACCTTATTCGACTATCATAGGAATGATTCACAATCTTTGCGGGTTTGAAAAATATATGGATATGGATATTAGTATTCAGGGTTATTATAATTCTAAAGTAAATGATCTTTTTACAAGATATGAATTTAAACCAGGAATGAAATTTGAAAAAGGAAGACATCAATTAGAAACTTCAGGATATGGAATATGTAGAGGCATAGCTACAACAGAGTTATTAAGTGAGGTGGAACTTATAATACATATTGTTCCAAAGGATAAAAATTTAATTTCAATAATAGAAAAAAAATTAAGAAATCCTTTAGAATATGCAGCTTTAGGAAGAAGAGAAGATTTAGCTATAATAAAAGAAGTAAAAGTAGTAGAAGTAAATAAAGTTGAACTAGAAGAAAATTATGAAATCAAAAAAAATTATTGTGCATATATTCCTATTAAATGGATAAAATCAAATAAAGTTTATGTAAATAATAATTATAATATTAAAAATACAGGAACAAGATATTTACTTAATAAAAATTATAAAAAAATAGAATTAGGAAAAAACAAAAATAAAAAAGAGTTTAGAAAATGGGATAAAGTAGAAGTGCTATATTCTTCAAATGTTTTTTCAAGTGAAGAAAATGAGATATTATTAGATGAAGATAATAATATTGTTTTGCTAGCTTAAAAAGAGGAGAAATCCTCTTTTTTTTGAAAGTAGGTGATGAAAATAGAGTTTTATGCTAAGTCAAATCCAAAAGAAACTATTCAACAGCATACAGATAAGTTACTTAAAAATTATAAAATTTTAAATGAGTTATATTATAAAGTTCCAATAAATTGGAATTTATTAAAAGATGCTTGTATTTACCATGATTTAGGAAAAATCAATTCTAAATTTCAAAATAAGATATTATATGGTAAAAGAAATGAAAATGAAGTTGCTCATAATTTATTAAGTTTAGCTTTTATAAATACAAAATTATTAAAAGAAAAATACAGTGAAGATGATATAAAAATTTTGGCTCATGCTGTTGCTTATCATCATGAAAGAGGAATTTATGATAAAGAACTATATGAAGAGGAATTAAAAGATATAAAAGAAAATGCAAAGGAATTTAAATACGATAAATTAGAAATAACTAGAATAAAAGAAATACCTGCAAAATATTTTAGTAAGGATAGAATCTATGATGATAATGAAAATTTTTATAACTATGTTTTAATAAAAGGACTATTAAATAGACTTGATTATGCAGCAAGTGGAGATATAGAAGTTGAACAAAAGAATGATTTTTTAAGAGAGTCTCTTTCTAATTTGATGCTATCTTGGAAAAATTTAAATCCCAAATCTCATTGGAATGAACTTCAAAATTTTATGATAAATAATAAAGAAAAAAATACAATTGTAATTGCTCAAACAGGAATGGGGAAAACTGAAGCTGGACTTTTATGGATAGATAATAATAAAGGATTTTTTATATTACCATTAAAATCAGCAATTAATGAAATTTATAAAAGAATAACTGGAAATATAGTTTTTAAAAACAAAGTAGGATTACTTCACTCAGATACTTTTAGCAAATATATTGAATATGAAAAAGAAGAAATAGATATTCAAAAATATTATAATGAAACCAAACAATTATCTTTAGCTTTAACAGTTTGCACTTTAGATCAAATATTTGATTTTGTATATAGATATAGAGATTTTGAATTAAAATTAGCAACATTATCATATTCAAAAATAGTTATAGATGAGATTCAAATGTATTCTTCAAATCTAGTAGCGTATATAATAGTAGGATTAAAAATGATAAATGAAGTAGGTGGAAAATTTTCTATTTTAACAGCAACTTTTCCTAAGTTTATAGGAGATTTATTAAAAAAATATAATGTTAACTTTGTAGAAAGTGAAAAGCCTTTTATTAATAATCAAATAAGGCATAAAGTAAAAGTATTAGAAGAAGATTTAAATGTTAAAAGGATTTTAGAAAATTATAAAGAAAATAAGATTTTAATTGTTTGTAATACTGTGAAAAAAGCTCAAAGTATTTATAATGAACTTGTAAAAAATAAAGATATTGAAAAACAAAGAGTAAATTTGTTACATTCTAAATTTATAAGGAAAGATAGAAATGAAAAAGAAATAAAAATTATGGAGCTAGGAGATAAAGATAACAAAGATTTTGGAATTTGGATAGGAACTCAAGTTGTAGAGGCATCTTTAGATATTGATTTTGATTTATTGTTTACAGAATTATCAGATATAAATGGATTTTTTCAAAGACTTGGAAGATGCTATAGGAAAAGAGAGTTTAAGGAAGAAGGATATAATTGCTATTTATATGTAGGGAAAGAAAAGCCTTGCAGTGGTATAAGAAATAATGAAAGATCTATTATAGATTATGATATTTTTAAAGCTTCTAAAGAGATATTATTAAAAGAAAAAATAGATGGTAGCTTATCAGAACAGAAAAAATTAGATTTAATTGATAGGATTTATTCTACAGAAAATATAAAAGATACAAAGTATTATGAAAAAGTGATTGAAGGAATAAGATATTTAAATACTATAGATGCGTATGAATTAGATAAAAAAGAGGTAAGAAAAAGATTTAGAGATATTAATAGTTTATTAGTTATTCCTCTTCCAGTTTATGAAAGAGAATATAAAATTATAAAAAAATTAGAAGAAGAAATAAATGTTAAAAAACCTAGTACAAAGGAAAATAAGATTGAAAAATCTAAAAAGCTAGAATTATTAAAGGCTTATACTTTAAATATTAGTTACGGAGAAGCAAACAAAAGAATAAAAGATGAAGAAACAATAAATTTAGGAAAATTTGAAAAAATATATATTTTAGATTGTGATTATGATATTGATTTAGGTATTGTTTTAAAAAAAATTGAGAATAATAATCTTGATTTTGATTCTTTACTTATTTAATTCTTGGAGGTTATTTATGAAGATAACTGGAATAATGTTTTATTATTATTTTGTATGTCCTAGAAAGCTGTGGCATTTTACTAAAGGAATTTCCCTTGAAGATGAGAGTGAAAATGTTATGCTAGGAAGACTTTTAGATAATTCATCTTTTTCTAAAGATAAGAAACATATTATGATTGATGAAACAGTTAATGTTGATTTCATAAGAGACTGGAAGATATTACATGAAATTAAAAAAAGCAAAAGCATTGAAGAAGCTTCAATTTGGCAGGTTAAATATTATTTATATTTTTTGAAAAAAAGAGGAATAGAAATAGAAAAAGGGATCTTAGATTATCCTAAAGTAAAAAGAAGAGAAGAAATATTTTTATCAAAGGAAGATGAAGAAAAAATAGAAGGTATACTAAAAGAAATAGAAGAGATAGTTATGAGGGAGAAAGCTCCTGAAAAAATAAATTCAAAAATTTGCAAAAAATGTGCTTATTACGAGTATTGCTATATCTAGTAGGAGGAGTTTATGAGTGAAACTTATTATTTATTTTCGGATGGAAGATTGAAAAGAAAAGATAATGTTTTAAGATTAACTACACCAGAGGGACAATACAAGGATATGAAAATAGAAGTAACAAATGAGATTTATATTTTTGGAGAAGTTGATTTAAATACCAAATGCTTAAACTATGTGGGACAACTTGGAATAAATTTACACTTTTTTAATTACTATGGTTTTTATACAGGAAGTTTTTATCCTAAGGAAAGAGCTGTATCAGGAAGACTTTTAGTAAAGCAAGTAAATCATTATGAAGATTCAGATAAAAGAACTATTCTAGCTAAAAAATTAATAGAAGGAGCAAGTTTTAACATTAAAAGAAATTTGAGATATTATAACTCTAGAGAAAAAGATTTAGAGGATCCAATTTTTTTAATAAAAAAACTTAGAAGTGAAATTGATAAATGTAAAGATGTAAAAGAACTTATGGGAATAGAAGGAAATATTAGAAAAGTATATTATAGTACGTGGAATAAAATTGTTAATCAAGAAATAAATTTTGAAAAAAGAGTTAAAAGGCCACCGGATAATTTAATCAATACTATGATATCATTTATTAATTCTTTAATATATACAACATGTTTAGCTGAAATATATAAGACTCAGCTTAATCCAACAATAAGTTATCTTCATGTTCCAGGGGAAAGAAGATTTTCTTTATGCCTAGATCTAGCAGAAATTTTTAAGCCTGTCCTTGGAGATAGATTGATATTTTCTCTATTAAATAAAAATATTATAACTGAAAAAGATTTTGAAGAAGAATCTAATTTTTACTATATTAAAGAAAAAGGAAGAAAGAAAATACTTCAGGCATATGATGAAAGACTTAAGATGACAATAAAACACAAAACGTTAAATAGAAATGTGAGCTATAGACATTTGATAAAATTAGAATGCTATAAGATAATAAAGCATCTGATGGAAGATCAAGAATATATACCTTTTGAAATGTGGTGGTAATTATGTATGTAATATTAGTTTATGATATAAAATTAGATGAAAAGGGAGCAAAAGTTTTAAGAAATGTTTTTAAAATATGTAAAAAATATCTTACTCATATTCAAAATTCTACCTTTGAAGGAGAATTAACAAAACCTTTACTTGAAAAATTAAGACTTGAATTAAAAGGATATATAAGAGAAGATAGAGATTCTCTTTTAGTTTTTGAAAGTCGTCATGAAAGATTTTTAAAGAAACATTTCTGGGGAATGAAGGATGATAAAACTTCTAATTTCTTTTAAATTCAAAAACTGTCGACCTCCGGTAAGGAAGATTTACCTATAGATCGACAGTTTTTCATAAAGTTAATAAAATAAAAAATTTATAGAAAAACTGAAGAGGCAAATAAGAAAAACTTATAGTAAAATTAATAAAAAATTAGGGGGTCGACAGAAATGGCTTTCTTATGCTATAATTTTAGGGAGGTTACAAGGGTACCTAATTTAATCTAACCAATGTGGAATGTAAATATGATAAACCATTTGATAATCTCAAAGTGTAGGTCAATTTAATCTAACCAATGTGGAATGTAAATGATTCAGGACCATAGTTCCATTTAGAATTAATTGAGATTTTAATCTAACCAATGTGGAATGTAAATTTTTCTTTTAGTTCATTTATTTTTTCTAATGAACTTACAATTTTAATCTAACCAATGTGGAATGTAAATTCTTTCTTCTGTGACTTTCTTTTCCACTTCCCCAGTATTTTAATCTAACCAATGTGGAATGTAAATATATATTTCTATATCTATAGAATATAATTCTTTAAATTTTAATCTAACCAATGTGGAATGTAAATGTTTCTGTATCAAATGCTATATAATCTTTCATTTGTTCAATTTAATCTAACCAATGTGGAATGTAAATCTTTGAGTTTTTATGTTACACAACTTCTTTAAATTATTTTAATCTAACCAATGTGGAATGTAAATTTTTCTAATAAATTTTCTATTCTTTTCATTCTAAATCCATTTTAATCTAACCAATGTGGAATGTAAATGGCTATAAAATATTTAACCAATAAAAATATAACCTATGATTTTAATCTAACCAATGTGGAATATAAAAAGGCAAGTTTTTAAGCTTGCCTTTTTAATATGAATTTAATTTTGAATTTTTGAAATTTTATGGTATATTTAAGTGTAAGTTTTTGATAAATGAGCATTTAAAAACAGATGTTATATAAAAAATTTAAAAAAGATTAATTTTCTTTTTTAAAAAACTTTTAAATTTTGATAATCAAAAAATAAGAGAATCAAGAAAGGTTGAGCATGAAAGATAAAAAAATATATAGTTATCATACTTTTATGTTTCCATTTAGTATAGAATTCGATACTGATAAAAGTAGTGATGATTTTTTAAGTAGAATACATAATTTAATTAAAGATGAAAACTGGAAGTATGAGGAATTTAAAGTAAATGGTTTTAATGGCGAAATTCCAAATTATAATGAATGGGTATATTTTTATAAACCTGTTCAAAAATTATTATATAATCAAAAAAATCTTAAAGATTTAACTAAAAAAGAATTGAAGGAAAAATTAAAAAATGAATTAAGTTTATATTATTCTTATGAAGGTTTTGATGAAAATAAAGAAAATATTTATACTATACTTATTAGAAAAAAAGATAAAAAATTAAAAATAGATAGTTTAAAAATATATAATTTAAAAATTGTAGGAATATCTCTTAGAATATTTAGAACTGGTGTTGGAATATTATCTTTTAATTTAGAAAATTATAACTATAGTGACTTAAAAGATATAAATTTGATTAATGATTATGGGAGAAGAATTTATCCTCAGTATATAAGTGAATCTGAAGATTGTAGAGAAAAAATTTCTTTAGAAAAAGTCAAAAATAGTTTTTTAGCAGATAAAATTAAAATTAAGGTTGATAAAAAAAATAGAGAGTATTCGGAAAATTTTGAATCATGGGACTATAAAAATAAAAAAATATCAAAAGTTATATTGGATATTTTAGGAAAAAAATTTCAATTGAAAAAAGAAAAAAAAGATAATGAAAGTATTGAAATAGAAACAATTATAGATGATAGAATGTTTACTATTTGTTGGACAGGAAATAATTATTATTCAAAAGAATTTTCGACTATAAGAAATAACGACTATAGTTACTGTAACAATCAAGAATGGGAACAATATATTTTTATAGATGGAAATGGCAGTACATGTCAAAGTAAAAATATGTTGAAAGAACTTTTGAAGAAGAGTACTTATGAAAGATGGATAGATTACGGGACACTTTATGGAATTAGTAGATATTCATTTGTTTTATTAACATCTGATTATGAAACTTTAAAAGAAAATCATGCATTATATTTGACAGAGCACATTAGAACTATGTATTATCAATTAAATGTAATTTGTTTAATGCAAAGAGCAACTATCCTTAATTTTAAAAAGAGAATATCAGAATTTTTAGAAGATAATGGAAGAGATTATAAAAAAATTCAGATAATTCAAAAAGATTATTTGAAATTTGTAAATGCTATGTGTTTTAGAGAAATTACAGCTCAAGAACAAGGAATAGAGTTATATAATATGTCAAAAGAAATTATGGAAATAGATCAATCTCTAAGAGAGCTAGAAAGCGAAATATCAGAATTAAATAATTTTTATGCTTTGAAAAAATCAGAAGAAGATAACGAAAGAGAAAGAAAAAAATCAGAAGAAGAAAAAAGGAAAGAAAAAAGAATTAATTATTTAACAGTAATTGGTGGATCATTAGTCTTGCCTAGTTTTTCTATAGGAATAATTAGTTTAGACAAATATAAGAACATATTAAATATTTATCCGTTTAGTATTTTTAACGGGTTATTAGGAGGAATTCTTTTTATAATAATTCCACTTTTATTTTATCTTATATTTATTAACAATTATATAAGCAAAGATCTTGAAAAAAAAGAAGTTGAAAAAGTTTCAATGTTTACTTTTATATTTATAGTGATTATTTATTTAATTATAGTAGCATAAAAAGGAGGCAAGAATTGGCAAAGTTAGAAGTTACATTAAAGCAGCACACACCGTTAATTCATTTTGAAAGTGATATTGAAGGAGCAACGCTTAGAGCAACAGAATTAAAATCTAAGTTAGATAAGTTTTTAATAGAACATTTTCAAAAGGAAAGTATTGATTATAGTAATTATTTAATAAAAGGACAAAAGAAATCTTTTAATTATAAGGTGAAAATTAAAAATGTGAAAAATTATGATAAAGAAGATATAGAAAAAAATAAAATTAAAAATGGAAAAATTGAATATAAAAGAAGTGGACAGCCTAAAAAAATAAATTTTCCACTATTTTTTGCAAATCTTGGAGAAGAAAATAAAGATAAGTTTTTTTCTTATTGCGACAATTTAGAGGTGGAATTTTTTTCATTTAAAAAAGAAGTTATAGAAAAAATAAGAGATCTTTTACCAGAATTTTTATTTTTAAATAATTTTGGAACAAGACAAAGTAAAGGCTTTGGAAGCTTTTTTATAAATGATGAATTAATTTATAAATTAAATCAAGAAAATAAAAAATATGAAGAAAATGTAATGAAAAAATTAAAAGAATCTTATCCCTATTTTGAAGTGAAAACCGATAAAGAAGGTATTGAAGTTTATAAAAATTATAAAAAATTATTTTATAAAATAGAATTGTTTTATAAATCTTTAAGAAGTGGAATCAATCAAGTTAAAAATGGTGAAAGTGTTTTTTATTTTAAATCTTTAATATTTTTGTATGCAAAAGATAAAAATATACAGTGGGATAAAAAAAGTATAAAAGAGGCATATTTTTCTAAAAATTTAAAAAAAGAACAAACTAAGCATAAAGGAAATAAAGAATTAGAAAAATATTTGATCAAAGATTTATTGGGACTATCAAAAGAAGAAAGTTGGATGACATATAATGGTAACATAACTAAAGAGAACAATTGTAGTGACAAAAAAAAATCTATTGATAGATTTCAGTCTCCAATTTTTTTTAAGCCTATTAGGGCAAAAAATGAAAATAAATTTCAAGTATTCTTTAAAGGAAATAATAATTCTCAAATTTTGGACAAAGAATTTATTATAAAAAATAATGGAGTTGGAAATTTGAAGTTATCTACACCTAAAAAATTTGATATTAATGATTTTTTTAAATGTATTTTTGAAAAAAATATATTTGATGAAGGTGAAGATAAATATGTTGAAAAAAAATTTCAAAATAGATCAGAATTTAAAGAACTGAGAGAAATATATGAAAAAATAAGAAATAAAAAGTATAAAAGATTGGGTGATAAATAATGACTAAATATATAGGGGCAACAATAGGTCCAATTTTTGCTACATTGATGGAAGCTAAAACAACAAAAGAGATGTGGGGATCAAGTTATTTATTTTCTTATATTATGAAAAAAATAATAGAAGAGATAAAAGAAAAAGAATTTTTGATTCCATATAAAGGGACTGAATATTTAAAAAAAGAAAATCAAGCAGGATTATATCATGACAGATTTATAATAAAATTAAATAGTGAAGAAGATTTTGATGATATTATAAAAGCTAAAGAAAAAATATTTGAAAATTTAGCCGAAGCTATTAGTGAAGAAAATATTGTAGAATATTTAAATAAGTATATTAAATTTAATATAGTAGAAGTAGATGTTAAGGAAGATGAAAATCCAATATTTAAAGTTTCTAACTATTTAGATGTTTTAGAACTACAACCTCAATTGTGTACAAATAAATTAAAACAAGATTATATAATGAACTATTTTAATGAAAAAGAAAATAATATATTTACTGAAGATGCTTTTGGTGAAGAAAAAGATAAATTTAAAATTAAAAGCCTTCCTGAAATAGCTATAAAAGCCATTTTAGATAATGAAAATATTAAATTAGAAGAAAAAAACAAGATAGAAAAAAACTTTGAAAATCATGTAGAAAAT is a genomic window of Fusobacterium sp. JB019 containing:
- the cas1b gene encoding type I-B CRISPR-associated endonuclease Cas1b, producing MSETYYLFSDGRLKRKDNVLRLTTPEGQYKDMKIEVTNEIYIFGEVDLNTKCLNYVGQLGINLHFFNYYGFYTGSFYPKERAVSGRLLVKQVNHYEDSDKRTILAKKLIEGASFNIKRNLRYYNSREKDLEDPIFLIKKLRSEIDKCKDVKELMGIEGNIRKVYYSTWNKIVNQEINFEKRVKRPPDNLINTMISFINSLIYTTCLAEIYKTQLNPTISYLHVPGERRFSLCLDLAEIFKPVLGDRLIFSLLNKNIITEKDFEEESNFYYIKEKGRKKILQAYDERLKMTIKHKTLNRNVSYRHLIKLECYKIIKHLMEDQEYIPFEMWW
- the cas7i gene encoding type I-B CRISPR-associated protein Cas7/Cst2/DevR, whose translation is MENKGLMLTMIFEAESANYGEGIGNVASLKKMARRDGEQYTYISRQAIRYNIIEQLGEKITPTRVEKKVVQFSPETTIEDYPEIDFFGYMKTIKGESSLTRSAKVRLSNAISLETFKGDLDFLTNKGLSDRLGKEMKGMNIAQSEIHKSYYRYTIVADLDQIGIDDDINLKKEEKTRRVNKLLDTISLLYRDIRGRREDLKPLFAIGGVYDIKNPIFQNVVEVKDNKIVIDSIKDVMFEVIEKDTMCGLIKGKFDNDREIIDKLHAISMPELFKNLKQKVKDYYESN
- the cas2 gene encoding CRISPR-associated endonuclease Cas2; the protein is MYVILVYDIKLDEKGAKVLRNVFKICKKYLTHIQNSTFEGELTKPLLEKLRLELKGYIREDRDSLLVFESRHERFLKKHFWGMKDDKTSNFF
- the cas5b gene encoding type I-B CRISPR-associated protein Cas5b is translated as MKAIRLKLEQELVNYKVPTSFQLKETYPLPPYSTIIGMIHNLCGFEKYMDMDISIQGYYNSKVNDLFTRYEFKPGMKFEKGRHQLETSGYGICRGIATTELLSEVELIIHIVPKDKNLISIIEKKLRNPLEYAALGRREDLAIIKEVKVVEVNKVELEENYEIKKNYCAYIPIKWIKSNKVYVNNNYNIKNTGTRYLLNKNYKKIELGKNKNKKEFRKWDKVEVLYSSNVFSSEENEILLDEDNNIVLLA
- the cas3 gene encoding CRISPR-associated helicase Cas3', yielding MKIEFYAKSNPKETIQQHTDKLLKNYKILNELYYKVPINWNLLKDACIYHDLGKINSKFQNKILYGKRNENEVAHNLLSLAFINTKLLKEKYSEDDIKILAHAVAYHHERGIYDKELYEEELKDIKENAKEFKYDKLEITRIKEIPAKYFSKDRIYDDNENFYNYVLIKGLLNRLDYAASGDIEVEQKNDFLRESLSNLMLSWKNLNPKSHWNELQNFMINNKEKNTIVIAQTGMGKTEAGLLWIDNNKGFFILPLKSAINEIYKRITGNIVFKNKVGLLHSDTFSKYIEYEKEEIDIQKYYNETKQLSLALTVCTLDQIFDFVYRYRDFELKLATLSYSKIVIDEIQMYSSNLVAYIIVGLKMINEVGGKFSILTATFPKFIGDLLKKYNVNFVESEKPFINNQIRHKVKVLEEDLNVKRILENYKENKILIVCNTVKKAQSIYNELVKNKDIEKQRVNLLHSKFIRKDRNEKEIKIMELGDKDNKDFGIWIGTQVVEASLDIDFDLLFTELSDINGFFQRLGRCYRKREFKEEGYNCYLYVGKEKPCSGIRNNERSIIDYDIFKASKEILLKEKIDGSLSEQKKLDLIDRIYSTENIKDTKYYEKVIEGIRYLNTIDAYELDKKEVRKRFRDINSLLVIPLPVYEREYKIIKKLEEEINVKKPSTKENKIEKSKKLELLKAYTLNISYGEANKRIKDEETINLGKFEKIYILDCDYDIDLGIVLKKIENNNLDFDSLLI
- the cas4 gene encoding CRISPR-associated protein Cas4, with amino-acid sequence MKITGIMFYYYFVCPRKLWHFTKGISLEDESENVMLGRLLDNSSFSKDKKHIMIDETVNVDFIRDWKILHEIKKSKSIEEASIWQVKYYLYFLKKRGIEIEKGILDYPKVKRREEIFLSKEDEEKIEGILKEIEEIVMREKAPEKINSKICKKCAYYEYCYI